The genomic segment GAAGACGGCGGAGCTGCAGCAGCTTGGCGTCGACGATTTCTTCGTCGTCCAGGCCAGTGGGCCGAACCAGCTGGCGATCTCGCTCGGCACCTACCGAACAGAGGAGGCAGCCAATGCCGGTCTCGAAACCCTGCGCGCGAAGGGCGTCAAATCGGCAAGAATGGGCCAGCGTACGGGAAGACCGGCGTACGTGATCCTCGAGATCCGTGGCCCGGCAGCGCAGGCCGAAGCCTTGCAGCGCTCGATCGCCGCCCGGCTGCCCAAGGTCACGGCCAAGGCCTGTGCGGCGCCCGCGACGGGTGCGCCGTGAGCTTCATCGTCGGCCTCACCGGCGGCATCGGCAGCGGCAAGAGCACGGTCGCCGATCTCCTGGCCGAACGGGGCGCGGCGCTGGTCGATACCGATCTGATCGCCCACCAGTTGACCGGGCCCGATGGTGGCGCGATGACGGCGATTGCCGGTGCATTTGGAAGTAGCGTCGTGCGTGCGGACGGTAGCCTCGACCGCGCCGCCATGCGCCGCCTGGTCTTCGCGAACGCTGCCGCCAAGGCACGGCTCGAAGGCATCCTGCATCCGCTGATCCGGCAGCGGAGCGAAGAGCGCTGCGCGGCCGTGGCGACCGCTCCCTACGTCGTCCTGGTCGTGCCACTGCTCGTGGAATCCGGGACCTATCGGGAGCGGAGCGACCGCATCCTGGTCGTGGACTGCAGCGAAGAGGTCCAG from the Accumulibacter sp. genome contains:
- the coaE gene encoding dephospho-CoA kinase (Dephospho-CoA kinase (CoaE) performs the final step in coenzyme A biosynthesis.) — encoded protein: MSFIVGLTGGIGSGKSTVADLLAERGAALVDTDLIAHQLTGPDGGAMTAIAGAFGSSVVRADGSLDRAAMRRLVFANAAAKARLEGILHPLIRQRSEERCAAVATAPYVVLVVPLLVESGTYRERSDRILVVDCSEEVQVARVMARSGLSADEVRAIIASQASADERRAVADDVVLNDGTIELLGPRVEALHHRYLELAAAKAHVDR